A window from Candidatus Auribacterota bacterium encodes these proteins:
- a CDS encoding four helix bundle protein has translation MGGGGVTFDFENLKVYQLALDFADFVFDVCKKMAFDYRSSIVDQLQRAIVSIANNIAEGSGKVSYREKIKYFSHALDSAKKCIPSLTIAWRQEQVTDEENDKGRQYCDSICKMLVKLIQFVENKELSKSVDKAL, from the coding sequence ATGGGTGGTGGGGGAGTAACATTTGACTTTGAGAATCTGAAGGTATATCAGCTCGCACTTGACTTTGCTGATTTTGTTTTTGATGTATGTAAGAAGATGGCGTTTGATTATAGAAGTTCAATCGTAGATCAGTTGCAACGTGCAATTGTCTCGATTGCGAATAATATCGCAGAGGGGTCGGGCAAGGTATCCTATCGGGAAAAGATAAAATATTTTTCCCATGCTCTTGATTCTGCCAAAAAATGCATCCCGTCGCTCACCATTGCTTGGCGACAGGAGCAGGTAACTGATGAAGAGAATGATAAGGGTAGGCAATACTGCGACTCAATCTGCAAGATGCTGGTTAAGCTTATCCAGTTTGTTGAAAATAAAGAACTGAGCAAATCCGTTGATAAAGCGCTATAG
- the pyrH gene encoding UMP kinase — translation MPRRPVRAKYKRVVIKLSGEALGGPKGQGIDPDLVQFLARQIRGVHRMGVETAIIIGGGNIFRGLEAHARGLDRTTGDYMGMLATVINGLALQDALEKEGVPTRVQTAIGVQQLAEPYIRRRAIRHLEKGRVVIFVGGTGNPYFSTDTAAALKASEIGADVLLKATKVDGVYSADPTKDRHARLYRRLSYMGVLKKRLKVMDSTAISLCMDNNVPIIVFNLHLKDSIEKVLRGGALGTVIGGEPGQRSARRGTGR, via the coding sequence ATGCCGCGCCGTCCTGTACGGGCAAAGTATAAACGGGTTGTGATCAAGCTGAGCGGGGAGGCCCTCGGGGGACCGAAGGGCCAGGGGATAGACCCCGATCTCGTGCAGTTTCTCGCGCGGCAGATCAGGGGTGTCCACCGGATGGGGGTGGAGACGGCGATTATCATCGGCGGCGGCAACATATTCCGGGGGCTTGAGGCGCACGCGAGGGGCCTCGACCGCACGACGGGCGACTACATGGGGATGCTCGCCACCGTGATCAATGGCCTCGCCCTGCAGGACGCCCTCGAGAAAGAAGGCGTGCCCACGCGGGTGCAGACGGCGATCGGGGTGCAGCAGCTCGCGGAGCCGTACATCAGGCGGAGGGCGATACGGCATCTCGAGAAGGGGCGCGTGGTCATCTTTGTGGGCGGCACGGGGAACCCCTATTTTTCCACCGACACGGCTGCCGCGCTCAAGGCGTCAGAGATTGGGGCGGACGTGCTCCTCAAGGCGACCAAGGTGGACGGCGTCTATTCGGCCGACCCGACAAAGGACAGGCACGCGCGACTCTACCGTCGCTTGAGCTATATGGGTGTGCTCAAGAAGCGCCTCAAGGTAATGGATTCAACCGCGATATCTCTCTGTATGGACAACAATGTTCCCATTATTGTTTTTAACCTGCATCTGAAGGACAGCATCGAGAAGGTGCTCAGGGGGGGTGCGCTGGGGACAGTGATTGGCGGAGAGCCGGGCCAGCGGAGTGCACGGCGTGGCACTGGACGATGA
- the frr gene encoding ribosome recycling factor: protein MTADAILEEMELKMMKTMEVVEHEFAAIRTGKASPALVENIVVDYYGTQTRLRQIAGISTPEARLIVIQAWDPAATDAIEKALLKSKLGITPVKDGRIVRVPIPELSEERRKELDKLVKHMAEEGRVAIRNIRRDANDHIKKEQKGGKITEDEMVHAEKHVQEKTDEYIRDIDKLLARKEKEIMEV, encoded by the coding sequence ATGACAGCCGACGCGATACTGGAGGAAATGGAACTGAAGATGATGAAAACAATGGAGGTTGTGGAGCATGAATTTGCTGCGATCCGCACCGGGAAGGCATCTCCGGCGCTCGTGGAGAACATCGTGGTGGACTACTACGGCACCCAGACAAGGCTGCGGCAGATCGCCGGAATCTCCACGCCGGAGGCGCGGTTGATCGTGATCCAGGCGTGGGATCCCGCCGCCACCGATGCCATCGAGAAGGCACTCCTGAAATCGAAACTGGGCATCACCCCCGTCAAAGACGGCCGGATTGTGCGGGTGCCCATTCCCGAGCTCAGCGAGGAGCGCCGCAAGGAGCTCGACAAGCTGGTGAAGCACATGGCCGAGGAGGGCCGCGTCGCGATCCGCAACATACGCCGCGATGCCAACGACCACATCAAGAAGGAGCAGAAGGGAGGGAAGATTACCGAGGATGAGATGGTCCATGCCGAGAAGCACGTGCAGGAAAAAACAGACGAGTACATCAGGGACATTGACAAGCTCCTCGCCAGGAAAGAAAAGGAGATCATGGAAGTTTAA